In one window of Brockia lithotrophica DNA:
- a CDS encoding Serine phosphatase RsbU, regulator of sigma subunit, whose product MDEASGALYAEHDGALFVEERSGEVLVAVRELLEHRGDVDLASGNIHFPGSVVIRGDVAEGMLVEAGEDLVISGQVEGATVRARGSVEIYGPLLRGLVVSGWEKVRFPSLLALHSLARDLARFRGAVEQLRAHSPAAARSPEVLRTLVLQLLERYFPDLGQRVLASAPLLREVFSEESTWRAFLRPFAPATRGNSSWTWETWSEALSALLAVLERYPLELRERSRVRVASVHMGTVYAWGDVEVVRRGSYRAEIVADGEIRIPGPVRGGRYVASQMILGVVGSEAGISTTLEVPETGWIELREVFAETELVFGKRHFVLTRPYRLVRFHLREDGELEAVPLR is encoded by the coding sequence TTGGATGAGGCGAGCGGGGCCCTCTACGCCGAACACGACGGAGCCCTCTTCGTGGAAGAACGGTCCGGAGAAGTGCTGGTTGCCGTTCGCGAGCTTCTCGAGCATCGGGGAGACGTCGATCTCGCATCCGGGAACATCCATTTTCCGGGAAGCGTGGTGATCCGAGGGGACGTCGCCGAAGGCATGCTCGTAGAGGCGGGGGAGGATCTCGTGATCTCGGGCCAAGTGGAGGGCGCGACCGTGCGGGCGCGCGGCTCCGTGGAGATTTACGGGCCACTCCTCCGCGGTTTGGTGGTTTCGGGTTGGGAAAAGGTACGTTTTCCCTCCCTCCTCGCGCTTCACTCTCTCGCCCGCGACCTCGCGCGCTTTCGCGGCGCCGTGGAACAACTTCGTGCACACTCCCCGGCTGCGGCGAGATCTCCCGAAGTATTACGTACGCTCGTCCTTCAGCTTCTCGAGCGGTATTTTCCCGACCTCGGGCAACGGGTGCTCGCCTCAGCACCCCTGCTGCGCGAGGTCTTTTCCGAGGAAAGTACGTGGCGTGCATTTCTCCGGCCTTTTGCTCCCGCAACTCGCGGCAACTCTTCGTGGACGTGGGAGACTTGGTCGGAAGCGCTTTCCGCACTTCTCGCCGTCCTCGAAAGGTATCCTCTCGAACTTCGCGAACGCTCCCGCGTTCGCGTGGCGAGCGTGCACATGGGAACCGTATACGCGTGGGGAGACGTGGAGGTCGTCCGCCGCGGAAGTTATCGCGCGGAGATCGTCGCCGACGGAGAAATTCGCATTCCCGGCCCCGTGCGCGGAGGCCGCTACGTGGCTTCGCAGATGATTCTCGGCGTCGTGGGAAGCGAGGCCGGCATTTCGACGACTCTGGAAGTTCCCGAAACGGGTTGGATCGAGCTGCGCGAGGTGTTTGCCGAAACCGAGCTCGTCTTTGGGAAACGCCACTTCGTGCTCACGCGTCCTTACCGGCTTGTCCGTTTTCACCTCCGGGAAGACGGGGAACTCGAAGCCGTGCCCCTTCGGTGA